The Festucalex cinctus isolate MCC-2025b chromosome 16, RoL_Fcin_1.0, whole genome shotgun sequence sequence CTCAACTGTGTTGTGGATGTGCAAACCACTAGTTTACAGTGCAGTATTAACAAGAATTACAagataaaaatgtcttttaatcGCTGCCACTGTCGCTGTCATCCGCTTCGTCGTCtccttccttttcttcttcctttttctgcagctcgtcaGCGAGTCCTGAAAAGAAGTTGCTGTCTCCGAAAGCTTTCTTGGAAAGCGATTTCATGCGTCCGTCCTTCTTTTTCCTCTTGCGGTACTCGTTGACGGTGGTCGTGGCTAAGGAGGAAATGTCCCAGAACTTGATGAGCTGGTCGTGGCCACAACTGACCAGGAAGTGAGAGTCCCAACTTTTGGCGAGCTCCTCCACAGGTTCGCCGACGTGCTGCCCGATGCAGCCGATGATGCGGTTGGGGAGGATGTTGATGGCTCTGACGGGAGGATGTGACAGAATATTAGACACAGAACAGCAACTGAAAGACAGTGCAAACCATATTTATCACGGTTAATTGTTCACGATCCCGctatatcgcagattttttttggcgATACTTCTAACATTTTGTTCTCAAAACAGCGCTAGCAATATTTAGccaatgttagcattagccacaGCTGCTACACGAGTAGCATGACTTATTCGTCATCAAATGTTTCTATGACAAAAAATTTATCGGTACttggaaattgtattttttattttttggaggtTTTAAATGGGATGTGTAAGTAGCAGCTGTTTGAAGGTTTACAATTACCAATTCATCTACAATATGCTAATTTTCCATTAGGCCATTAACGACATTTTGCagtattagcatttagctagctGACTTTtattagattagctagactgaAGATTTATGTGTTGAAATAAACAATGTTGAATTGTCTTTTGTCGTCGTATGTGTCCATTTTGCATGAAACTTCAACTGGTAGTCCAAAATAAGCTTGAAGCAAGCACAGTATGCCTCTTTTTAGAAGTGAATAcattgaagtctgttttaaaaagtttaaatgtgtttagagTATGTTGGAGGGgctgaactatttttttttatttttattttttttttttttttttttatatggtctCTTTAGAGCAGGGGGTCACCAACTCGATCCAGCATACTCTGGATTTTTTTTACCCTCTTCCAACAGGGttatatagttttggaatttttcattttagttgttttttatttccttttgcaatgttttttttgttttttgtttttcaattgagttagttttaattagttttgagggtggttctgttagtttcagtattagttttagttatttttttatgtgtattacttgtgcgcaatatttaaaacaacaccatgggagcgacgtcgtCTGAAGGTGCGTTTCGATTGGCTGCtgtgagatgacgtcactttcaaacgtccttattccagttaatatcaaaataaatctaattaaaatcttcgccaaaggctcatgcattaattaccaaagattaaaacaaaggacatttttgctataattcgttttagtttagtttagttttagttttgtaaacataaaatgtagtttcagttaattttcgttttttaaaaagcatttttgtttttattttatttcgttaacgaaatagttttttattttattttattttttcgttagttttagttaactaaaataaccttgcttccAACACATCAGATTCATATTATCATCTCATCGGCAAACTatacagaagcctgataacgatccagattgtttgaatcaggtgcgttgtcGGCGCTAAACATCCAAAACATGCTGAATAGGTCCCGGGACTTGCTCTATAACGCaggtttgtactttttttttttttttttttgcatggataGGTCCGGAACATATCCCACTGGGACAAACAGGTGTTAACTTGTAATTTGTTCAAACGGTTCCGACTGACCTGATATAACCGTCGATGGAGGCAGCGCATATGATATTGTCATTGACCGGGGCGATGCAGTCCACCGACTCGGCCTGCAGGGCAAAGCGGTCGCTGGTGGCGCCGAAGCCGTTCCAGTTGAAGATGTAGACGGTGCCTTCGCTCGAGCCGCACACCACTTTCTTGCCTCGCTTCATCAGCGCCACCGAGGTCAGATCGCTGCTCTGGTACTCGGACAGCAACTCGAAGCGCCGCCTCTTGATGTTGAAGATGCCCATGGTGCCATCGCCGCTTCATGCAGAGAACAGCAGGAGGTGGTTAGCGTTAGCCTGCAAACGAGCGTGGCGAAGCGGCCGTGGCGGATCTCGTTCTCACCTGGCGGTCAGCAGGATCCTTTTGGCTTCGTCTACGGCTATGTCGCTGATGTAGTCGTCATGGTGCTTCAAATCCATGATGGCTGAACCTTTCCTCATGTCCCACACCTTTAGACAAGACGTCAGtattctgtttatttttacagtgaaGCCCAACTTGAACACTTGAGACTGGCCAGGGTCTTGAAACTGGTCTCAAGAACATGACCAGATGGACACCATTATCCTTCCCACAAGCACCGACAAGATAAGTCAGAATAAACACTTTTCAAACTGTTTCaagctttaaaataaataaaataaaaaaattgtactgtatTGAGTATTTCAAAGTGATGAAAAAATGCACGGTATTGGttggttttaaaataaaatgaaaagtacTTCCCCCCGCCAACCATCCCCAAATGACTGCAACCTTTGcagtaaacataaacaaacgCAGCTAATGTTAACTTTAACACCAGTAAAtccgattttgtttttttgtttttttagatgaaTATTTCTGGAAAGAAGATAATTTAACAATGTTTGGATCTGAAGAGATTTGTGTGGTTTGAAAGATGTGTAGACaggtttattatagttttggaattttccattttagttttagctttgtttttgtttttttaaattgagttagttttaattagctttcagggtggttctgttagtttcagtactagttttatttagttttttaatgtgcattacttgtgcaatatttaaaaagaatctTTTGGCTTCTGCaagatgacatcatttctgtgtgacacactttcaaatgtccttattccggttaatctacttaaaaatcacatttaaaatcatccccaagggctcatgcattcaattaattaccaaaggacattttcgctataattatagttagttttagttagttttgtaaacatgaaatgtagtttcagttttcgtttttttttaaagcattttcgtgtttatttcgttaacaaaattgtttttttgaattttagtttgttttttcattagttttagttaactaaaataaccttgtctgcagatagcattttttaaaaatatattttcaagtaAAGTAAAATTAAGAGACAATGCTCCTTCACTGTTCCGCCTTGTCACAGTTTTCAAAACCTATTTTTATGGTCTTGACTTGTCtcggtcttggtcttggtcttggtctttgattttgatttttgatttatttgttcatttttcctttcggacagcattgtgacaatcagACATTTCCTCATACAATTCTaacatataataaccgaaaagaaaaagggctggcaggaagaagcataaagcttataaattcccgcccccatggTCTTGACATGGTCTCGACTTGGTGAAATCTGTTCTCGGGCAGGTCCTGATCTCTGATGGTGTGCTTTTGAGAACAACACTAGTGACTACTTAGTGTAAAAGGTTTGAGAACCAGTGCTGACCTTCAGTGTGCCTCCATCATCTCCAGTCGCCAGGATGTTGGCGTCCACCAGCAGCAGACAATTGATGGGAACACCGTGCGCGCCACGGATCCGAGTAACCAGGCGTCCTCGCTCCGCGTCCAGCATGTGGACAGCCTTGTCCCTGGAGACGCTGTAGAGCTTCTCGCCGTCCTCGGAGAAGCGCACCTGACGGCAGGACTTCAGGTGGTGCCCGGAGGACCACAGCTCGCGGTTCTGCCCCTCCATGCACGAATAGGAAAACGCGTACACGTCCCCGTCCACGTCCCCACAAACCAACACGTCTCGGCTAGGGTGGACGGCCACGGTGTTGGCGACCGCCTCGAGCCGAATATCCTGAGGGGTGTCCAGAATCCTCGGCTCGGTCAAGTCCTCTTCGTTGTCATCCGAAGCCGAACCTCCTGGTTCAAATTCAGAACTTGTGGGTTCTGCGTCTATTTGAGACGTTGCAGGGATTCCGGCGTGTTCCGTGGGGGCTGCCATGttgtgttcttcttcttcttctggtgATGTTAAATGTCGTCGGATAAGATAAAATGTTTATGTACATTACTGACACCTACTGGTATGGAGTGTGAAtcaggtcgcttgcacatgtcgtcacttccgcctcggatttgtcgTCGTCGCCATGCTGGTTgacctccatttacgtagtgattcggtctaacacgtaactatcacgtttgttgtctgcgtttaaaatggtacattgttgctgcatcattggctgttcgaacaaagccaagggggaaaatggtcggtctttcttccgaattccgaaaataattaggaaccagggcctggagacagaggaattgtccaaaaaaaggcAAGCGAAGTGGTTGACGAACATCTCCCGTGCGGACttcggagggaagtcgttactttgggctcgtgtgtgcaacgatcactttgtgagcggtaagttTGTTTACCTTTTATAGTAATGCATGATGGTTAATAACATTTCGACAGCCCATACATGGGCAAGccgcttatgttttggattcatgaggaAGCAAGCTCGGTAGTACAAGCCAGCTTGCGAACGTTAGCCGCAAGCTAACACctaacattttcacccaaagtagtgccagtgcaaagtgtttactgctgaaatgggATGGATTAATCTTAGGCTCTTAATGCATAACATAacatttttggtggcaaaatgtaaacttgaagaaaagagacagaagggggtgaagcaagaaaacagaccaccGGTAGCCTACACAATCATGCTAAAGAATTTATTCACGGCCACcttactgcggcaaaataaccagtcttgccATATAGGTctacaatatattttatttgtgtgtgtatttattttaacaacaggtcgccctgcgcccctTTTCccatccaatcatcccgactgggctccaacattaaagttgggtcacaACAAGATCTATGtttcagcccagtcggtgccaagacatgaacgtgcacaggagagacgagcaaagaaaagacgactcgaagtggcagagagtttgtcgcagttatgcagccagacgCCTCCAGGAACCTGTGCCCTCAGTACtgttgacatcattgactctggtatgccaacTCAGAATTAATTACACGATGTATTGTATGCATGAataaatgtatgtgtgtgtacacgcaccttagattttagagacatttggaagtctttatagaaataagtatttgtctgtagcaatgttcatacattaaaaattgcaacaaaatgtgtagaatttcttttacactaaagtttgtgaaaaaaaatgctggttaCAGTAACAGTACTATATTAAATCTATTACCGGTACCTAATTTTCTTtgatcttgtttttatttttatttctttagggatcacATGCCCAACTGACTTGACTGCCATTGAAGTGATGGAAATGGAGGCGAATATCAAGGCATTGGAGGAAGACAACATGCGACTGAGAGAAGAAGTGCACAAATTCAAAGACATTCAAAGACTAAAGATGGCCAAGGGTCCCCCACAATTGACAAAATTGCCAGTGTGTtgtgcactaacaaatatttcaaattctgtTGTCCCCTTTGATTAGACTGGATTGTTTTGCATTGCTCTCAATTGTTTGTTtggagctaataaaggcagAGATTATgctaattctattgttgggtttgtttacaaatctATACATAAtgcaaatgacaggatttgacctAATGTGTGATATGGtcactcttaaaataatggcataaatctgtattatttctaaaaacacaaaaaatgaagtgaaaaatGATTATGTAGTAATTTctgggataaaattgaactgttaatttatGATGTAGTTTAGTTTAGCACAGGTACCTACCGTCCTGAGATatttacgttaaaaaaaaatatatatatatatattcatatactgcttatcctcacgagtgttgataatttgtgtcaaaatattaggccattattttaagagtatgACTGTATGATGTTATGTTGTGGTATGCGATGTCTTTCATTGTACTATGTCCAGCGGAAAAAGCTGCTCTCTTTTAAACCAGTACtgagttttcccaataatacgTGTTTAATCAGTTCTCCTTGTTCTCACACTTGTTACAAAACCActttccttttggcagtctCCCTAAATTGGCACACTTCAGGTGGTGTCGTTTAATGTTACAatttgctgcagcacaaaaaacaacTCTACTCCGCGTCTTTGAaggacatgagcaagtggtaggtgacagcggctgggCAGGAACACTtgagtccactgctgatctgtGAGATCTCGCACCGAGAATGGGCACTGCAACATAAGATGTTTGTTGTGTTATGAGTGTGTATGCCAAATTGAGACTTCCGTTTGCCaatgaggggcacaaagtcggaagcacaagtatttttggcaaaaatagaaaataggtctatccttgcggaaggcctgcggcacgccgcagctgagacgcagtcgacacgcaacgcacccgcaagcggtgtaaactgcaccattcgaatgaatggaatctaattgcttgcgtcgccggaccgcacctcAACCGCATCCGGTGGAAACCCGGGGTAACAGATGGATTTCACCAGACTTGGGGAGGGTTTCATCGGGTTTGCCTGACAGACAGATTTCAGTTTTGATGCCGTAATTCTACCAGCCCGTTGTCTGAACCAAAGTTTAGATCCAGTTTGCGCAACAGTCTCTTTTGGCATATTCTGGACCATATCCTGCATCAAGTCCAGTACAACCCCCTTGCCGAGTTCTTGGAGCTCCTCAATTGACAATTCTAAATTGTCTTTGTCAAACAATTATGTTAATGGCACAGGTAGAAGTCCTCTCTTCTCTTTTGGGATGTAGGAGTCAGGAGTACTCGGGAATTAATGACAGCATGGCTGGTTTTGTTCCACACATGAAAATAGCTTGGTTGAAG is a genomic window containing:
- the wdr55 gene encoding WD repeat-containing protein 55, yielding MAAPTEHAGIPATSQIDAEPTSSEFEPGGSASDDNEEDLTEPRILDTPQDIRLEAVANTVAVHPSRDVLVCGDVDGDVYAFSYSCMEGQNRELWSSGHHLKSCRQVRFSEDGEKLYSVSRDKAVHMLDAERGRLVTRIRGAHGVPINCLLLVDANILATGDDGGTLKVWDMRKGSAIMDLKHHDDYISDIAVDEAKRILLTASGDGTMGIFNIKRRRFELLSEYQSSDLTSVALMKRGKKVVCGSSEGTVYIFNWNGFGATSDRFALQAESVDCIAPVNDNIICAASIDGYIRAINILPNRIIGCIGQHVGEPVEELAKSWDSHFLVSCGHDQLIKFWDISSLATTTVNEYRKRKKKDGRMKSLSKKAFGDSNFFSGLADELQKKEEEKEGDDEADDSDSGSD